In Citrus sinensis cultivar Valencia sweet orange chromosome 2, DVS_A1.0, whole genome shotgun sequence, a single genomic region encodes these proteins:
- the LOC107174934 gene encoding desmethyl-deoxy-podophyllotoxin synthase-like encodes MVLKIGPWRLKANIERSLSLPPGPWKLPIIGNLHHLVGSLPHHRLRNLANNYGPIMYLQIGEHPTILVSSPQSAKGVMQTHDEFFATRVETVATKIMTYDFSAVSFAPYGEQWIELRKLCTMELSSKKRDQSFRYDREEEVSEVIRSIASKAGSIVKEFAVAAAGSNTADLFPSIKFLQLIAGVKSQVEKIHQQADKIISNIIEERETRLKTGKSEEDGDLVDVLLRDQENGNLQFPMTIKTIKAFQEIFAAGTDSSAIAIDRALSEIIKNPRVPKRVQGEVNNFEYIAFGSGQWMCRE; translated from the exons ATGGTCCTGAAAATAGGGCCATGGAGATTGAAAGCAAATATTGAAAGGTCTCTAAGTCTACCTCCAGGGCCATGGAAATTACCTATCATTGGAAACTTGCATCACCTTGTCGGCTCGCTACCTCACCATCGGCTAAGAAACTTGGCAAACAATTATGGTCCCATTATGTACCTACAGATTGGAGAGCATCCAACGATTTTGGTTTCATCACCCCAATCTGCCAAAGGAGTGATGCAAACTCATGACGAATTTTTTGCAACAAGGGTTGAAACGGTGGCAACAAAAATCATGACATATGATTTCAGCGCTGTGTCTTTTGCACCATATGGTGAACAATGGATAGAGCTACGAAAACTTTGCACAATGGAGCTTTCAAGCAAGAAAAGAGACCAGTCTTTTCGATATGATAGAGAGGAAGAGGTTTCTGAAGTCATTAGATCGATTGCTTCAAAAGCAGGATCA ATTGTGAAGGAATTTGCAGTAGCAGCAGCGGGTTCCAATACTGCAGATCTGTTTCCTTCCATCAAATTTCTACAATTGATAGCTGGGGTCAAGTCTCAAGTGGAGAAAATTCATCAACAAGCagacaaaataatttcaaacatTATTGAGGAACGTGAGACAAGACTAAAGACTGGTAAAAGTGAGGAAGACGGAGATCTTGTAGATGTTCTGTTGAGAGATCAAGAAAATGGCAACCTTCAATTTCCCATGACTATCAAAACTATCAAAGCA TTTCAGGAAATTTTTGCGGCTGGTACTGATTCATCTGCCATAGCCATAGATAGGGCGCTATccgaaataataaaaaatccaaGAGTTCCGAAAAGAGTTCAAGGTGAG GTGAATAATTTTGAATACATTGCATTTGGTTCTGGTCAGTGGATGTGCCGGGAGTAG
- the LOC102614484 gene encoding uncharacterized protein LOC102614484 — protein MVKAYTQEHIYKHPWERVTSASWRKFADPENKRTLSHILEVDTLNHKLDPLSGKLYTTRALTVHAPGPWFVRKIIGQDICHCVESTVVDAQSKSMQLTTRNVSLKKYIEVEEKIRYEPHPDNPTGWTVCRQETSIRIKPLSALASMAEKVELRCAEKFMQNSVKGREVMERICKYLEAESRGISL, from the coding sequence ATGGTGAAAGCATACACACAAGAGCACATTTACAAGCACCCGTGGGAGCGTGTTACTTCTGCATCTTGGCGCAAGTTTGCTGACCCTGAGAACAAGCGCACGTTATCCCATATACTTGAAGTGGACACTTTGAACCACAAGCTCGATCCTCTATCTGGCAAGCTATACACAACGCGTGCACTCACTGTCCATGCCCCTGGACCTTGGTTTGTTCGCAAAATTATTGGTCAAGATATATGTCACTGTGTTGAATCAACGGTTGTTGATGCCCAGTCAAAGTCAATGCAGCTCACTACTCGCAATGTTAGTCTAAAAAAGTATATAGAAGTGGAGGAGAAGATCCGATACGAACCCCATCCTGATAATCCAACTGGTTGGACAGTTTGTAGACAAGAGACAAGTATAAGGATTAAGCCATTATCGGCACTGGCATCAATGGCAGAGAAGGTGGAGCTACGATGTGCAGAAAAGTTCATGCAGAATAGTGTCAAGGGTAGAGAAGTAATGGAGAGGATCTGTAAGTACCTTGAAGCTGAATCTCGTGGAATTTCTCTCTAG
- the LOC102614197 gene encoding zinc finger A20 and AN1 domain-containing stress-associated protein 8 has product MDHDETGCQAPPEGPILCINNCGFFGSVATMNMCSKCYKDIMLKQDQAKLAASSIGSIVNETSSSNGSESVAAATVDVQASSVEPKIISVQPSCASELSESVEAKPKEGPSRCSSCKKRVGLTGFKCRCGNLYCVSHRYSDKHNCPFDYRTAARDAIIKANPVIKAEKLDKI; this is encoded by the coding sequence ATGGACCATGATGAGACTGGATGCCAAGCTCCTCCTGAGGGCCCTATCTTGTGCATCAACAATTGTGGTTTCTTTGGAAGTGTGGCTACTATGAATATGTGTTCCAAATGCTACAAGGATATAATGCTGAAACAGGATCAAGCTAAGCTTGCTGCTTCATCTATTGGAAGCATTGTGAATGAAACGTCAAGCAGCAATGGAAGTGAATCTGTTGCTGCTGCCACTGTTGATGTGCAAGCTAGTTCAGTGGAGCCAAAAATCATCTCTGTGCAGCCATCATGTGCTTCAGAATTGAGCGAGAGTGTGGAGGCAAAGCCGAAGGAGGGTCCCAGCCGGTGCAGCAGTTGCAAGAAGCGTGTTGGTTTAACAGGATTCAAATGTCGCTGTGGTAACTTATACTGTGTGTCACATCGCTATTCGGACAAACATAACTGCCCCTTTGACTACCGCACTGCTGCTAGGGATGCTATAATTAAAGCAAACCCTGTGATCAAGGCTGAGAAGCTAGATAAAATCTAG